Below is a window of Humulus lupulus chromosome 2, drHumLupu1.1, whole genome shotgun sequence DNA.
CTTACATGGGAGTTCGACCTGAAAATTGCACAGTTGAGTTTAAATGGCCAGCTTCGATCTACATTCAAACATGCGAGTATGGCCCCCTAACAAAAATAATGAAATGAACTAAGGACTAATTTTGTTGATCTAAGTTAAGAATTTCTCCACAAAACAAAACCTAAGACAAAGCAATGCAAAGAATTTCAAACTACTAGGAATTAGAAGCTTATTGATACTGCAAAGCAAAGCAAAGACAATTGCATGATTTAAGCGAATCACAACTTACTGAAGTACCTTTCTGATTGAAGTATATATGCGATCCTTTATTGTACTTGGTTTCTCATGTCTTGGTACGCACAACACAATCAAACTGGGTAATGCAGCCACTTATTAGCTAATTTGTACAATGCTAATTGTGGAACATAAACTATATGATGAGAACTCCGTGCTCACTgtcaataaaatatttacatagTTAGAATAGATTCAAGATTCCACCACACATAATTAAAGCCTTTTGGTTAGAATCTTTCCCAAAATATTTTCTCTGACACGATCGAGAACCACACCTTTCTCAATCAATTCTTTCATAAAATTGACAGCAACTCTTGTTTTTTCAACTTTCATATAGCCTTCGAATCTGGTAGAACCCCGTTCGATAACATCAGTTCATATAACTCTTTCATCTTATTTGTTTGTCCTTGCAAAAAGTATCCTTTAATCATTATGCTATAAGTTGTTGTCTCAGGCGCTTGACCATATCGAATCATTACATCAAACATCTTTTGAGCTTTGTCCATCATACCTCTTTTAGAATAAGCATCCAAAAGTCTATCTAGAGTTATAATGTCAGGATAGATATTCTGATGCACCATGCTGTCAAAAACTTTACCAGTTTCTTCCAAATGACCAGCCTGAGACAATCCGTATAGTAAGGAGTTATATGTGACAATGTCTGGTCTTATATCCCATTGAGTCATCAGACCAAACACATCAAGAGCTTCCTTCATCTTTCCCTCTTTACAAAATGCATCCACTATAATATTGAATGTTACCACATCAGGTGAAATCTCTTGCTCCTTCATTTCTTTCAACAACTCCATGGCTTCCCTCCATTGGTTTGAATGACAAAATCCATGAATTAAAGAGCTGTAGGCAATGACATCAGGCTTTAGACCTCTGTTCTTCATTCTCTCCATGAGAGAAAGTGACTCAATAGTTCTTCCTTCCTTCGACAACGCAGAAATGAGCGAAGTAAATGCAACAACATCAGGTTCCACACCTTCTCTAGTCATCAACTCAAATATTAAGATTGCTTCATCAGTTTTCTCTACTTTGCAAAGAGAATCAATTACAATACTATATGTATATACATCAGCTGAAATTCCAGAATCAATCATGTTGATTAGGAGTCTATGGGCTTCTTCAAAACTACCAAATTTGCATAATCCATTAATCAATGAATTATAAATTACAACATTTGGTCGAACACCACAACTGTTCATCTCTTGAAATAGGCTCACAGCCTTATCTATCTGCCCTTCTTTACCAAAACCATCAATTATTGGACCAAAACATTCAACAGTTGGATTAAGCTTCTCATGATGTTGAATTTGCTCAAGCAACTCAAATGCCTTGCTAGTTTTCCCGGCTTTACAAAGCCCATTAATGATGGTTCCATAAGTATACTCATCACACGGGAACCCCTTCTCCACTATTAAACCAAACAACTCCATGGCTTCAACCATGGAGCCTTGTCTGCAAAGCCCGTGAAGAAGTGTAGTTAGTGTACGATCATTTGGGGAAAAGCCATATTTATAGATAACTGCCAAAACAGAAAAACCCAAATCCACTTTCCGCAAACGACATAGACATTTGATGACAACATTCAGAGTACCGACTCGAGGTCGAAAACGAACAGTCCCCATCATCGTGAGCTGAGTGTACATAGAAACAACAGTTGAATAGTGGTGATTCTTGGAGAGAGCACCAAGCAAGTGATCAATTGCCCAAATAGAAGGAAGTGGTCGCATTTGAATCATGGAATGGAATAATCCCAGAGCTTCGTTCAGATCGAGATTTCCAGATCCACAGAGTTTGTAGATGGATTTCTCGAAGTGACCATGATCGCTAGTTCTAGTGTTGGTATTAGTGTAATGATAGTAAGAACAAGTTTGAGGTCGTAAGAGAGAACTCAAAGAAGAAGGATTACCTGGAAATCGAAAGGCCATGGCCATGGCCGAAGTAATCTTCAATCTCATTCAATTGGATTTGGAATTATGATGCGTTTTCGGCAGTGGGGGCTTGGGCGTTGAGGAATGAGGGCTTCGTTTCTTTATATGATATTAACAGTAATACTAATTAAATATTGAGGAAATActgaatttaaaaataaaattagtgtaattaaatattaattatgcTGTATTCAATAAAGTTAAATAAttagattttatgggaccattttaATGGGTTTTTTTTTAGATAGTTACTTAAAACACTCAATtttgctaaaaaaaaaattacatttttaggatcaatttttttttttcttcaatgttACATTTTaagtaaaattttatatttttagggttttgcttttttctttgttatttttaAGTTGATGTTtagttattataatatatattgttttattttagttattttttgttgatttattttgtgtttttaaaaTCTTGAGTACTTATTTTTgaatgaaaaaaattagaaataattaaaaaaaacaaaaatatatatatgtatttaagtAAAGACTCTAATTTTTTCTACACTATTTTGAACAttattctttttctcttttttaatACACAATACAATTGAAaggctaaaataaaataatatgaaaaaattaaactaaataaattttcttcgggataaaataataatatgtgtTCATGAAAACATTAAACGTGATTTATTTGAAAATTGTGTTTAAATTAAAATtgtacaatataaaataataatatgtgttcattatattagttgaTGATATAAATATCGattagaaaattaaaaataaaataaaatataagggTGACAAAGaaagattttcaatttttttttaattaataagtaATTTTATACTAAATGAAAAACTTATAGCATAtgtgaaaataaatttgaattGTTATATGAGTGTATTTAGAAATGGTTAAGGAAAAAAGTGTGGATAAAAATCACTCTAtagctttttatttatttatgggaTAATACCATTTTA
It encodes the following:
- the LOC133819852 gene encoding pentatricopeptide repeat-containing protein At1g62670, mitochondrial-like isoform X2 — its product is MIQMRPLPSIWAIDHLLGALSKNHHYSTVVSMYTQLTMMGTVRFRPRVGTLNVVIKCLCRLRKVDLGFSVLAVIYKYGFSPNDRTLTTLLHGLCRQGSMVEAMELFGLIVEKGFPCDEYTYGTIINGLCKAGKTSKAFELLEQIQHHEKLNPTVECFGPIIDGFGKEGQIDKAVSLFQEMNSCGVRPNVVIYNSLINGLCKFGSFEEAHRLLINMIDSGISADVYTYSIVIDSLCKVEKTDEAILIFELMTREGVEPDVVAFTSLISALSKEGRTIESLSLMERMKNRGLKPDVIAYSSLIHGFCHSNQWREAMELLKEMKEQEISPDVVTFNIIVDAFCKEGKMKEALDVFGLMTQWDIRPDIVTYNSLLYGLSQAGHLEETGKVFDSMVHQNIYPDIITLDRLLDAYSKRGMMDKAQKMFDVMIRYGQAPETTTYSIMIKGYFLQGQTNKMKELYELMLSNGVLPDSKAI
- the LOC133819852 gene encoding pentatricopeptide repeat-containing protein At1g62914, mitochondrial-like isoform X1; the encoded protein is MRLKITSAMAMAFRFPGNPSSLSSLLRPQTCSYYHYTNTNTRTSDHGHFEKSIYKLCGSGNLDLNEALGLFHSMIQMRPLPSIWAIDHLLGALSKNHHYSTVVSMYTQLTMMGTVRFRPRVGTLNVVIKCLCRLRKVDLGFSVLAVIYKYGFSPNDRTLTTLLHGLCRQGSMVEAMELFGLIVEKGFPCDEYTYGTIINGLCKAGKTSKAFELLEQIQHHEKLNPTVECFGPIIDGFGKEGQIDKAVSLFQEMNSCGVRPNVVIYNSLINGLCKFGSFEEAHRLLINMIDSGISADVYTYSIVIDSLCKVEKTDEAILIFELMTREGVEPDVVAFTSLISALSKEGRTIESLSLMERMKNRGLKPDVIAYSSLIHGFCHSNQWREAMELLKEMKEQEISPDVVTFNIIVDAFCKEGKMKEALDVFGLMTQWDIRPDIVTYNSLLYGLSQAGHLEETGKVFDSMVHQNIYPDIITLDRLLDAYSKRGMMDKAQKMFDVMIRYGQAPETTTYSIMIKGYFLQGQTNKMKELYELMLSNGVLPDSKAI